Proteins from one Sphaeramia orbicularis chromosome 17, fSphaOr1.1, whole genome shotgun sequence genomic window:
- the LOC115437936 gene encoding uncharacterized protein LOC115437936, with product MGKVQHMEFLVLSLLISTQTAGGCTKTSVTLRQNNSCLLAGESFHLSCEFTCLGAQDFALLRRKKSLNEIGDVLVNMTSLQPNVTLGLHISSATKADTGYYSCRTDPAKTISRDVVIQITDNAATCKWVTPGTTRVYSALQQLSTAVITPELNVTAPNTARVDSNHHQPSTAGLQGQMWFWLLLGKASFLLLSLASQALKHMSR from the exons ATGGGAAAAGTACAGCACATGGAGTTTTTGGTGTTAAGTTTGTTGATCTCAACTCAAACTGCAG GTGGTTGTACTAAAACTTCAGTGACTTTGAGACAAAATAATTCATGCCTTCTGGCTGGAGAAAGCTTCCACCTGAGCTGTGAGTTCACATGTTTAGGAGCCCAAGATTTTGCACTGCTGCGGAGAAAAAAAAGCCTCAATGAg ATCGGTGATGTCCTGGTCAATATGACTTCTCTTCAGCCCAATGTGACTCTTGGTCTGCATATCAGCTCGGCTACAAAGGCAGACACTGGTTATTATTCCTGCAGGACTGATCCAGCCAAGACAATCAGCCGTGATGTTGTGATTCAGATAACAG atAACGCAGCAACATGCAAATGGGTCACACCCGGTACTACACGAGTTTACAGCGCCCTACAGCAGCTCAGTACAGCAG TTATTACGCCAGAATTGAATGTGACTGCACCCAACACGGCACGAGTTGACAGTAACCACCATCAGCCCAGTACAGCCG GTCTGCAGGGTCAGATGTGGTTCTGGTTGCTGCTGGGAAAAGcttctttcctcctcctcagtTTGGCTTCTCAGGCTCTAAAACACATGAGCAGATGA